The following are from one region of the Nitrospirota bacterium genome:
- the kdpF gene encoding K(+)-transporting ATPase subunit F gives MNAMYVLGGILSLGLLVYLMIALLKPEWF, from the coding sequence ATGAATGCGATGTACGTGCTCGGTGGAATACTGTCGTTGGGATTGTTGGTGTATCTCATGATCGCGTTGCTTAAACCGGAGTGGTTCTGA
- a CDS encoding potassium-transporting ATPase subunit KdpA: MTINGLVQIGLYFVVLLALVKPVGWYMARVYEGQPCGLDRVVGPLERLLYRLCGVRCTEEMSWKTYAVAMLLFNGAGLLALYALQRWQGFFPFNPQGFGAVAPDLAFNTAASFVTNTNWQAYGGEATLSYLTQMLGLTVQNFVSAATGMAILVALIRGLARRTSETIGNFWVDLTRSTLYILLPLSAILALILVSQGTVQTFGSYHTATLAQPVTYDKPLTDAAGQAILDEKGQPKTESTTGVEQILAVGPAASQVAIKHLGTNGGGFFNANAAHPYESPTPLTDFLLLLAETMIAASLTYTFGKMVGDTRQGWALLAAMLSVLALFSLGAYWAESAGNPRIAALGIDQAAGNAQPGGNMEGKEVRFGVARSALFATATTATSTGAVNSMHDSFTPLGGLVPLFMMQFGEVILGGVGSGLYGMVVFAIIAVFVAGLMVGRTPEYLGKKIEPYEMKMASLLILIMPMVVLGFTAVASVTGVGTSSILNPGPHGFSEMLYAYSSMWNNNGIAFGGLNVNTP; this comes from the coding sequence ATGACGATCAACGGACTGGTTCAAATCGGACTCTACTTTGTCGTGCTGCTCGCGCTGGTGAAGCCGGTGGGTTGGTATATGGCCCGAGTGTACGAAGGCCAACCCTGTGGGCTTGACCGGGTGGTGGGCCCTCTTGAGCGGCTGCTCTATCGCCTCTGCGGAGTGCGGTGCACCGAGGAGATGAGTTGGAAGACGTATGCCGTCGCGATGCTTCTGTTCAACGGCGCCGGGCTCTTGGCCCTCTATGCGTTACAGCGCTGGCAGGGATTCTTCCCCTTCAATCCGCAGGGATTTGGCGCCGTGGCTCCCGATCTCGCGTTCAACACCGCCGCGAGTTTCGTGACTAACACGAACTGGCAGGCCTATGGAGGCGAAGCGACGTTGAGTTATCTCACTCAAATGCTCGGGCTCACGGTCCAGAATTTCGTGTCTGCGGCGACAGGGATGGCGATTCTGGTCGCGCTGATTCGCGGCTTGGCGCGCCGGACCTCGGAGACCATCGGGAATTTCTGGGTCGATCTGACCCGCAGCACCCTCTACATCCTGCTGCCGTTGTCGGCCATCCTCGCGCTGATTCTCGTCTCGCAGGGGACGGTTCAGACCTTTGGGTCCTATCACACGGCGACGCTGGCCCAGCCCGTGACGTATGACAAGCCGCTTACCGATGCCGCGGGGCAGGCCATCCTGGACGAGAAGGGGCAACCGAAGACGGAATCAACAACAGGGGTCGAGCAAATCCTGGCCGTCGGGCCGGCCGCATCGCAGGTCGCGATCAAGCATCTGGGGACCAACGGCGGCGGGTTCTTTAATGCCAATGCGGCCCATCCGTACGAAAGTCCAACACCCCTGACGGACTTTCTCCTCCTTCTCGCCGAGACCATGATCGCTGCATCCTTGACCTATACGTTCGGCAAGATGGTCGGCGACACGCGTCAGGGTTGGGCGCTCCTTGCCGCGATGCTCAGCGTGTTAGCCCTCTTCAGTCTCGGGGCCTATTGGGCGGAGTCGGCGGGAAATCCCCGTATTGCCGCGCTAGGGATCGATCAGGCCGCCGGCAACGCGCAGCCCGGTGGCAATATGGAGGGCAAGGAAGTCCGCTTCGGCGTCGCCCGCTCGGCGCTCTTCGCCACGGCGACGACTGCGACCTCGACCGGCGCCGTGAACTCGATGCACGATTCCTTCACCCCGCTCGGTGGTTTGGTGCCGCTCTTCATGATGCAATTCGGCGAGGTGATTTTGGGCGGAGTCGGCTCCGGCCTCTACGGCATGGTGGTCTTTGCGATCATCGCCGTCTTCGTGGCCGGCTTGATGGTGGGACGCACGCCGGAATATCTGGGCAAGAAGATCGAACCCTATGAGATGAAGATGGCCTCCCTGTTGATTCTGATCATGCCGATGGTGGTCCTCGGTTTCACGGCAGTGGCGTCGGTGACGGGCGTCGGCACCAGCTCGATTTTGAATCCGGGACCCCATGGGTTCAGCGAGATGCTCTATGCCTATAGTTCGATGTGGAATAATAACGGCATCGCGTTCGGTGGACTGAATGTCAACACACCC